Within the Dolichospermum compactum NIES-806 genome, the region AAAAACTCAGAAGTGAAGAAATTAGTAATGTCACTCTTTTTGCTGACTCTCATGTTGTAGATTTCTATAAAACTATGGGATTTATGTCAGATCCTGAAGGTATAAAAGGAATGTTCTGGTATCCTCAGTGATTAAGGTGGCTGGGTTTTGGGGATTAGGGAATTGAGGATATTTCCTTCAATCTGATTTTTTCTGGATTATTGGGTTTGCATTTATTCTTTTTTGTGATATGATAGTCGGGATGAGCCAAAAAAACATAATTTGATTTATGTGGATTTCGCTTTCTATGACTTTACGGGATGTAGCGCAGCTTGGTAGCGCGCCTGCTTTGGGAGCAGGATGCCGCAGGTTCGAATCCTGTCATCCCGATTTTTGAGAATAAAGACCCCAGACCCAACCCTCTCCTCGCAAGCGGGTAGCTGGGTATGATTTATTTTATTACTGCTCCAATACTTGTCGGTTAAGGAAATGTAGGTTGGGTTGAGCGACAGCGAAACCCAACAAAATCCTTGATAAGGTTGGTTTATGGCCGATGCCTCCGAATCCTGCAGAGATACGCCACACTTCGTAAACGTTCCGATTGCTCCGTAAACGTTTACGTTCCACAACCCAACCTACCGTATAATAACTTTTTAGTGCTAGACAATGGTTTTTTACCATATTTGAAACCCTTAGATATTCATAGGCTACTAAGTCGTTAGACTTGCATACGTTACGCGCTATTCTTTTAGTATGTTCAATCCTTTGCCTACTTACTTTTAAGTGTTTTTTGGCATAAAGTTTTCTAGCTTTTTTTCTACAGCTAGAACCTTTCCGCTTTTTGTAAATCCGTCTTTGAGAATGCTTAATTGATTTTTCAGCCTTTCTCAAAAACTTAGGATTGGCTTCATGATGCCCGCTAGAGTCGGTATAAAATGACTTAATACCAACGTCTAACCCGATTTCTTTACCCGTTTGGTTAAAATTTTGGTTGAGAGTGTTAACTCACATCCAAGTTAAAAACCTACACTTGTCAGGCAGATCATACTCCCCCTCGACCTAACTGATTCAATATAATTGAGGGGGGTAAACCCCGCCCCTACAGGCTTTACGATTCGCTGACTGGATTTCATCATGCAAGTGCATACCGCTATAATACAAAGACGGGCAGGATGCCCATCCTACAAGATTGAATCATCTTTTCTGTGGAGTTCTCTAAAAGGAAATCCTGTCAGGATTTCCCAGTTTTAGCCAATATGACTAAAAATCTAGCGCTTGAAGCGAGAACGTTGTTGACGACGTTGCTTGTGTCTAGCTATGGCTTTACGCTTTTCTTTTTCTAAAGGTGTTTCAAAGTGGCGCTTTTTCCGCATATCTTGGAAAATTCCCGCTTTGGAAACTTCCCGCTTAAATCTTCGTAGTGCTGATTCAATCCCCTCATTTTCACCTAAGACCACTTGTGTCATTCCTGTTCCTCCGTAGTTTAAATCAATATTTGAGAACTAAAGTCAAAATAAAATACTCCAGCAGCACTTAGCATGAAACTGTATCTGCTGGATACTCTAGATTTTAATTTTTTTTCTGGACTTAGTAGCGACGGTCTCCACCGCCACCACGATTGCCCCAACTTCCGCCGCCACCACGAGAAGAACCTCTGTCCTCCTTGGGCTTGGCCTTGTTTACGCGCAGAGAACGTCCCATCCATTCAGCACTATCTAGCGCTTCAATCGCTTTTGCCTCGTCCGCTTCTGATCCCATTTCCACAAAGGCAAAACCTCGTGGGCGACCAGTTTCCCGGTCTGTAGGTAGCTGCACACGATTAACTGTTCCGTACTCCGCAAAAGCCTGTTTCAGGTCTTCTTCTGTTACCTGATAGGACAAATTACCAACGTAAATCGACATAGAAGAGGGTCTCCCAAACCAGAGAGTGTAGAGAGTTAGATTCGGAGAGACGTATTTAAAAAAATCTTAAAACGACTTACTCAACCGAAAATAATCTTTTATATCCCCAAGTATAGCACTACATGAGAATATTAACCCATAATGAACAAATTTTCCCAACAAAATTACCAGCATTGTCAAGAAATTCTTCATGACAAACACTGTTCTAGTGGGAAGTAACCCGTGTGAGAATGCTTTGCGCTTCTTGACACAGTACCTCATGATTTTGATAATTACTCGCCAGTAATTCCCCCCATTGATGAATGTCGCCGGTGTTATATTTTAATGGTGTGCAGTCAAAATGTGTAAAGTTGCCACCTGCTTCTGTCAAGATTAGTTCAGGAGCAGCCATATCCCAGTCTTTAGGTGCGGATTTACCGGAAAGGGAAATGTAAACATCTGCTTGCTGTTCAACTATCGCGGCAATTTTGCAACCGACGCTACCAATTGCTTTTTGATTTTGACAAGGCAGGTGCTGTAGCAGATATTCTAACCTATCATTGCGGTGTGAGCGACTGACCACCAAAATTAGATCTTGGATATTTTTATGGGAGTTCAGTCGTACAGGTAAAGAACCTGTTGCAGTTTCGATAAAAGTCCCACCACCTCTAGTAGCATAATATAACTTTTGTGTCTCTGGAACTGCCACAACGGCTAACATTGTCTGTGTTCCTTGAACTAAGGCAATATGAATTGCATATTCTCCAGTTTTGTTGATAAAGTCCCTTGTCCCATCTAATGGATCAATAATCCATACCCACTCGGCAGGATTTTTTCCCTGTTGTGATTTATAAGTTTCTTCGCTGATATATCCAAAGTCTTCATCACCTAAAGCGGCTTGTAACTGTGACAAGACATATTCACTGACGGCTAAATCTGCCACTGTAACGGGTTCGCTGTCTTTATACTGAATATCTAAATTTGGTGCGGCAGCAGTACCGTGATAATAAGAACTCAGGAGACTGGCTGCACCCCAACCTACCTTCCGTGCAATTGTTAATATTTCAGATAAGTCTTTCATTTGGAGACAAATTTGGGTGGAATAGGAAAATTAAATACTATAGCAGGAGTCAAGTGTGAGCTTTCGCAAATATACATAATAGTAATGGACAGAAAATAGCTACAGGTAAATGACTAAAAAAACAGCCATAGATCACAAAATAAGATAATTGGGATGCGATGTAGTAGGCGATCGCCACTATTACCTGTTTCCACCAAGTAACCCGACGCAAGTTAAATATATCCAGTTGAGGACGGAAATCAATAAACATAATTAAGTATCAAACATTTAAATTCAACCAAGGGCGCGTACCGAAGTGTTTGCACGCCTCCGCAGCAATATTCCCAGCTAATGCTAATGCTTCTATAAAATTTGTCTCCAGGATATAGTGACAGAAAGCACCGTGAAAAATATCTCCTGCTCCTAGTGTATCAACGGGCTGTATTTTTGGCACATTAACTACACCTGACTGATCAGGAGTTAAGTATTGGATGGGGTTTTCCCCTTGAGTAATGGCAATATAAGGAATGTTAAAATTTTGTAAATAGGCAAAAACGTCTTCCTGATTTTCGCAGTTAGGCGGATAGAAATTAGCAGAACAAATAGCATAATTTACAAAGGGTAATATTTCTGCAAATCCTGGTTTCCAGCTACCACCATCAATGACAACTGGAATATTCTGAATATTAGCACTTTGGGCAATGATTTTGCTTACTTCCATTTGATGCCCATCAATTAATACAATATCAATATCCTGTAAAATATTTGCAGGGATAGAAGTAATATTTGCCTGAGTTTTAACGGCATTAATAGAAATTACCGCTCTTTCACCTGTACCTTGCGTAACAACAATTGAAGAAACAGGTGGTGGTCTTTTCCCGTAGGGGTATAAGTCAATAATTGCAATTTGGTAATTCTCTAAATCGCTACATATTAACTGTGTGATATGGTGCGAACCCAATACACCTAAAACTGTAGATTGGTTACCTAAATGACTGAAAGTGACTGCGGCATTTGTTGCGGGTCCTCCTGCTGCTACAGTATAGTCAGTGGCAACTAATTTTTGATTATTTTGGGGGGGAGAATCCGCGAGATAAATGAAATCTAAGGTAATTAAACCGACAAATAAGCCAGATTTGCTCATTGCTAATTGGTAACTTGCTTAAAGTGTTAAGTAGGGGTAGCACTCTCGTACCTACCCCAAATTATAGGAAAGTTTATGAATTTAATGTAGGGGTAGCACCCCCGTACCTACCCATATGGGGCAACTACAGGGGATTTGTCCCTAAATTTGGGGCAACCACAGTGGTGCTGTGATCAAACCAGAAGATTTTCACAAGGTTGATAGTGATGATTATGTGATTCATGAAGGAGGAGAAAAAATCTATTTTTTAATTAGGTGTTAAGGAATTATTTCTTCGTTCTATCAATACATATCCAGCATTTTCAAAGTCGTGAATATATTCATAATGATAATAAGCTTCAAAGGCTTTCTTCGCATCCTCGCTTGTACGAATATTTTTCACACTACCTCTCCAAAATTCGGCTGCCTTTTGGGGGGGGTTATTATTTTTTGAATTGCTTTTTGAACTCTCTCAACTTGTCGAGGAACTCCCCCCTCTGTAAAGAATATTATGGCTTGCTCAAAATTTATCTGACTATTTTGAAAGTTACCCATTTTCTGATATGTTAAACCTAATTGGAAGTAAGCTGCTCCTAAATGATATCTATTAGCATTAATTTTATTCAGTATTTTTATTGATTCTGAATGTTGGGAGAGAGCTTCTTGAAAATTATCTTGGATGCGAGCAAGTTCTGCTAAACCAGTTAAAGCCTGAGCTACAAACAGATTATGTTCAGGATTATATTTAACTGCTTCAGAAGATTCCAGGGAAAGCATATATGGGTTCGTGTTCCCGTAAAATTGAGTTTTTTGTTGAGAGAATTTTATTACTTCATGATACATTATCAAAGATTTTTGAATATTCCCTAAATTTTTGTAAATTATGCCTAACGCTTGTAACAGATAGATTTTACGCCATACAATAATATCTATATCTACTTCATTTTCTACACCCGACTTAATAAGCAAAGTTTCCATATTAGCCACAACATAACATAATCTTTTAGCCAAAACTTGAGCAAGAACCCCATAAGATAATCTTTTTGTGAAAAATTTATCAACAACCGATGTTTTTTCTAGATTCAAGTATGAGTATATAACAGCTAAGTGTATAGATATATGTATTTGATATCTTTTTATTTTTAACTTTAAACTTGGACTTACTTTTCCCATTATGGTTGCTAACCATGATTTGGTTAGTTCCAAAATATTTAGACCTGCTTCCAGTTCCCAGCTATTTATATAGCAGATAGATAAATGCATTTTATTTTTTAATATCAACAATATAATATCATCATATTTTGTATCTATCTTATTATTTTCAAAACCATCTAAAAGAGAATTTGCCAGTGCTAGTGATTTATTACAGTAGTTAATTGCTATGTTTATATTTCCTAAGAGCATATTGATTCCACCTTTAATAGAATAAATACTTGCTATTATATATTGAGATTTTATGTTTTTGATGATGAAATCCAATATAGATGTTATTTGCACGAATCCTACCGATCGATGGTAAGAAAAAGCAAGAGTTTCATCAGGTGTGAAGGAATTATGTCTTCGTTCTATCAATACATATCCAGCATTTTCAAAGTCATGAATACATTCATAATGATAATAAGCTTCAAAGGCTTTCTTCGCATCCTCGATTGTGCGAATATTTTTCACACTACCTCTCCAAAATTCGGCTGCTTTGCGGTTAACTTCCTCCCATTCTTGACTTGATTTTAACCTGTTTATGCTCTCTTCTTTAATCACTGGATGCAGCCAATACTTCCCCTTAGCAAATTCAAACAAACGCAAATTTCTTAAAGTTCTAATTATATAGATACACTGTTGCTGGTCAGGAATATCCCACAGCAAAGCTAGTAAAGCATCTTCAGTCACTTGCGGTATATCCTGATAGCGATAACATCCTAACCGACACAGTAACTTATAAGCACTGGGATTTAAAATTTGCAATCTCTCAAATTGAGTGACAACTAAATTTTCTAATCCTCTTTCCACCAAAGTACAATTTTCTTGCCAATAAGCAGTTGCATCTCCTTCATAATTTGTTTCTATTGACCCAACCAAGATATGCATGGCTTTGGCATTACCCCCATATTTTATGTGCATTTCTTCTAGTAAAGAAACATCAATCTCAAGTTCGTGAAATGCGAAAAATTTCTGCCATGCTGAACTACTCAAGTTACTTAAATAATAATGATAAATTACATCAACCCGGTCGTCAAATAAACATTCTCTACTCGTAATTATTGTAAATGACCGCACAGTTGCATCAGCTAATATCTTCAATAGTTCTAAATAACGACTATGATTTTGAATAAACTTACCGTGTTTATCTAGTACAGGTTCTAAGTTATCAATTAATATTCCGACCCGACGATTTTGCAAGTGTTTTTTGAATCTTATCAGTGTAATACCAAATTCCCTTCCTAGTTCTTCTTGAAAGTATTGTTTCAGCCATTCGTCAACTATGGTTTCAACGCTAGTGATATTCTCTGTTTCCCTAGCCATTTCTAGGGATAAAACTAAATCAAAGCCGTGATTATCTAAATATTGCTTGGCTAAAGTTGTTTTACCTGTTCCTCCTGGTGCCTGAATAACAATTATTTTTTGATGTTGATTGAAGAGAGTATTTAGCTTTTTTAAGTCATCATCTCTACCGAAAAAATTAGCACCTTTATTCTCAACAGGAAAGAAGTCTTGATGGCAACTATCTGTAACACTTATATCTTTTGAAGCTAAAACACTGTCTATGTCAATTTCGTATAATATTTTTAATGCCACAAATACGGATTTAATTGCATACTCTTCAGCACGCTGCTTTCTTAATATCTTGTGAATAGTATCTCTACTTATTGTTACACCATTATATTCCAGTTGTATTTGTATCCATTTAATCCTATTACGAGGATTAATACATTCCTTGGCAAGGGTATCAATTATTTTCTTCTCACCCACACTAGTGAGTATGTAAGTACTCCGATTTCTAGTATTCTTCATCACACCTGCCAAAAATTACGAATTTAACGAAGTTAATGACACTTGTGCGAAGTTAATTTTTCTCCACCAGTGCTTAGAAAGGAACTATACCATGATTTCCAGAATTTTCATTGACGAACTTTACTTAACTTCACGGTACAGGAACAGTTTATACCGTTACCGCCACCGACGCAGATGCAGGTACAACCCTTACCTACAGTTTATCTGGTACGGATGCTAACCGCTTTGATATCACTAACGTTGCTGTCACCTTCAAAACCGCTCCTAACTTTGAAGTTCCCACCGACAACGGTGCAAATAACGTTTACGATATCAACGTTATCGCTAGTGATGGTACATCAAACACCACACAAGCCGTAACCATTACCGTCACCGACGTTAATGATGTTCAATCCTACCTTCCGCACCCTAAACTGTCACACAACGAAAATTGGTCGTTTGGAGATTTGGTTTTAGCGAACTGCTTGCAGCAGCGCTTCGCTATCGCCTACCAATATTTCTTGGTTTTGGTACAAAACACAACATTAAATGGGGATAAAAATCAGAAAGAACCGATTGTGACACCGGGGGGTGCGGAATGTGGGTTCAATCCTCCAGCAGCTACACATTAAACTCCAGCCAAATAGACCTAGCTTTAACAGGAACCGTGAACATTAACGGTGCTGGAAACAGCCTCAATAATATCCTTTTTGGTAACAGTGGTAATAATATTCTCGATGGTGGTGCTGGTAATGATACTATCAGAGCCTCTAGAGGGAATGATACCTTAACTGGTGGACTAGGTACGGATAACTTAACAGGGGGTTTGGGTAATGACAGGTTAGTTTATACCGACTTAACCCATTCCTTGTTAAGTGGAATTGATATCATCAAGGATTTTAACAATAGTACGGACACTGACCGTTTTGTAGTTAGCACTGCCCGGTTTGTGTTTAATAATGTCGGTGTAGTTAGCTCACTAAATGCCACAGCTATTGGTAGCAAATTAACTACTAGTAATTTTGGTGCTAATGCGGCTGCATTATTTACTATAGGGTCAAATAGCTATGTAGCTATTAATGATAGCGCTGCTGGTTTTAATGCTCTTAGTGATGCCATTGTGGACATTACGGGATACAAGGGTACTTTATCTACTAGTAGCTTTGTGACTGTTTAAGCTACGTAGCGGTAATATTGCAAGAGTCAGATACCCGATTTTTCTAAGAAGTCGGGTATCTTGTTGGTAAAAAAGCCCCTTCTCCTTCACAAGGGGGTAAAATAGTAAAATGACAGGCGCTGCTGTTATTGTCTATAAAACAACTATCACTAAAATATATGACAACCAACCCACCAATTCTCACTTATACTCTGGAAGAAATATTATCTCGTTTGGATCAAAAGATAGAGAAGCAATTTACCGAAGTCAACCAAAAAATGGATCGGCAATCTGCTGAAGTCAATCAAAAGTTTACTGAAGTCAATCAAAAGTTTGCTGAAGTTAATCAAAAACTAGAAACTATTGATGGTAGACTAAATAAACTGGAAATTGGACAAGCAGAACTATCAGGGGAAATTAAAACCTTAGATAAAAAACTATCTGGGGAAATTAAAACCCTAGACGAAAAACTATCAGGGGAAATTAAAACCCTAGACGAAAAACTATCAGGGGAAATTAAAACCCTAGACGAAAAACTATCAGGGGAAATTAAAACCCTAGACGAAAAAGTTATTGGTATTGATAAAAGACTAGATAGCCAAGAATTTATTAATCGTGGAGTTCTAGTAGCAGTGATTATCGCCTTAATTAGTGGAGTAGTCAAACTCTTCGGTTTCTTCCCCACTGGTAAAATCTGAAAACCTTAATTGTTAGTAAAATGACAGGTGCTGCTGTTATTGTCTATAAAACAACTATCACCAAAATATATGACAACGAACCCACCAACTCTCACCTATACCCTCGAAGAAATATTGTCTCGTCTGGATCAAAAGATAGAGAAGCAATTTACCGAAGTCAACCAAAAAATGGAGAAGCAATTTACCGAAGTCAATCAAAAAATGGATCGGCAATCTGCTGAAGTCAATCAAAAGTTTGCTGAAGTCAACCAAAAACTAGAAACTATTGATGGTAGACTGAATAAACTGGAAATCGGACAAGCAGAACTATCAGGGGAAATTAAAACCCTAGAAGAAAAACTATCAGGGGAAATTAAAACCTTAGATGAAAAACTATCAGGGGAAATTAAAACCCTAGACGAAAAACTATCAGGGGAAATTAAAACCCTAGACGAAAAAGTTATTGGTATTGATAAAAGACTAGATAACCAAGAATTTATTAATCGTGGAGTTCTAGTAGCAGTGATTATCGCCTTAATTAGTGGAGTAGTCAAACTCTTCGGTTTCTTCCCCACTGGTAAAATCTGAAAACCTTAATTGTTAGTAAAATGACAGGTGCTGCTGTTATTGTCTATAAAACAACTATCACCAAAATATATGACAACCAACCCACCAACTCTCACCTATACCCTCGAAGAAATATTGTCTCGTCTGGATCAAAAGATAGAGAAGCAATTTACCGGAGTCAACCAAAAAATGGAGAAGCAATTTACCGAAGTCAATCAAAAAATGGAGAAGCAATTTGCTGAAGTCAATCAAAAAATGGATCGGCAATTTACCGAAGTCAATCAAAAACTAGAAACTATTGATAGTAGACTAAATAAACTGGAAATTGGTCAGGCAGAACTATCTGGGGAAATTAAGACTCTAGATGAAAAACTATCTGGGGAAATTAAGACCCTAGATGAAAAAGTTAGTGGTATTGATAAGAGGTTAGATAATCAAGAATTTATTAATCGTGGAGCTCTAGTAGCAGTGATTATAGCTTTAATTAGTGGAGTAGTCAAACTATTCGGTTTCTTTCCCACCGGTAAAATCTGAAAACCCTAATTGTATACAAAACTCATTTTTAGTCATAGAAAATATGAAAAGCAATTCTACCCAAGCAAATCACATATATTGTTGCTGTCAATATATCAGCAAAAATATATGTGATTAATGGTGATTTTGTTCCGACAGTGGGAGTAGAAAAGGCATTTTACGATGGGCAGAAAAAGCAAATTAGATTATTAGTTAATAATACAGGTGAAGCTACAACCCGCGCTAAAACTGAATGGAATTTAACTCAAGATGGAAAAACAGTTAATTCTGGTAAAGTAGAAGAAACTACTATTATTGCCAAAGGTGAACGGTATATTGAAATATCCTATCCCCCTCAAGGAAAAACTCTGACACCTGGTAATTATCAACTGGTAATTATCAACTGTCAGGAAAACTATCTTGGAATGCTAAAAAGTCCGAAAATTTACCCTTTAATCTCAATTTAACTGTGTCTCCAGCGGATATCAATCTAGGATAAAAACCTTCACAATAGATAATAGAATATTTAACCAGTATTGGGTTGTATTGTCTCTTGTTTTACAAGTTTAGGATATTTTCATTGTTGTGGTACAATCTGCTAATAAGTCTCATGTTCTATCAAAGAATGTTCTACCCCATTTCTTAGTCCACTCAGGTACAAACTGATCTGCGTTTATCTGCGGTTAACTTCCTGATTCCTGTCCTAACTAGCACATTGGTAGGGTGCGTCAGACTGCATAAATACTGCAAATAAACAGATTGTTGATATCTGACGCACCCTACAACTAGGATGTCTGGCGTTGCTGATTAAGGGTATGAATTTTAGTCTCACGCAAAGGCGCAAAGACGCACTGAGGTAAGAGTTTTAAAGATTCAATTTGGGAATTTCATACCTCAATTCAGCAACGCCGGATGTCTTATACTATAAAAGTTCCTGATCATGTATCAAATATTTATCGCCAAAATAAAAATATATGACCACTAACCCACCAACTCTCACTTATACACTGGAAGAAATATTATCTCGTCTTGATCAAAAGATAGAGAAGCAATTTGCCGAAGTCAACCAAAAAATGGATCGACAGTTTACTGAAGTCAACCAAAAAATGGATCGACAGTTTACTGAAGTCAACCAAAAAATGGATCGACAGTTTGCTGAAGTCAACCAAAAAATGGATCGACAGTTTGCTGAAGTCAATCAAAAATTTACTGAAGTTAACAAAAAACTAGAAACTATTGATGGTAGACTAAATAAATTAGAAATTGGGCAAGCAGAACTATCTGGGGAAATTAAAACCCTAGAGGAAAAAGTTAGTGGTATTGATAAAAGACTAGATAACCAAGAATTTATTAATCGTGGAGTTCTAGTAGCAGTGATTATTGCTTTAATTAGTGGAGTAGTGAAACTATTCGGTTTCTTCCCCAACAGCAAAATTTGAAAATTCTAATCGGAGTAAAACTAAGGGAAAAATCAAGGGTTTGAGTGATTACCCAGAGATGCATCACTACGCTGCGCTAAGTTCAGCAGAACTTTTCAACCCACATTCCGCACCCTTGACTGTCACAAACGGTGATTACGGAGGTAAATTGATGAAAAAGGAGTAAAAAAATACATTTATTTATAAAAAAACAAATTTTAGAGAGGAAAGTTGATTCAGATGTATTCTCAATAAGAAGCAATAAAGAATAAGGATGATTTTTGGTAAAAGAAATAATATAATTTTATTATTAGTCTATCAAGACTT harbors:
- the rpsU gene encoding 30S ribosomal protein S21 → MTQVVLGENEGIESALRRFKREVSKAGIFQDMRKKRHFETPLEKEKRKAIARHKQRRQQRSRFKR
- a CDS encoding RNA recognition motif domain-containing protein, whose translation is MSIYVGNLSYQVTEEDLKQAFAEYGTVNRVQLPTDRETGRPRGFAFVEMGSEADEAKAIEALDSAEWMGRSLRVNKAKPKEDRGSSRGGGGSWGNRGGGGDRRY
- a CDS encoding 3'(2'),5'-bisphosphate nucleotidase CysQ family protein, giving the protein MKDLSEILTIARKVGWGAASLLSSYYHGTAAAPNLDIQYKDSEPVTVADLAVSEYVLSQLQAALGDEDFGYISEETYKSQQGKNPAEWVWIIDPLDGTRDFINKTGEYAIHIALVQGTQTMLAVVAVPETQKLYYATRGGGTFIETATGSLPVRLNSHKNIQDLILVVSRSHRNDRLEYLLQHLPCQNQKAIGSVGCKIAAIVEQQADVYISLSGKSAPKDWDMAAPELILTEAGGNFTHFDCTPLKYNTGDIHQWGELLASNYQNHEVLCQEAQSILTRVTSH
- a CDS encoding sugar kinase; protein product: MSKSGLFVGLITLDFIYLADSPPQNNQKLVATDYTVAAGGPATNAAVTFSHLGNQSTVLGVLGSHHITQLICSDLENYQIAIIDLYPYGKRPPPVSSIVVTQGTGERAVISINAVKTQANITSIPANILQDIDIVLIDGHQMEVSKIIAQSANIQNIPVVIDGGSWKPGFAEILPFVNYAICSANFYPPNCENQEDVFAYLQNFNIPYIAITQGENPIQYLTPDQSGVVNVPKIQPVDTLGAGDIFHGAFCHYILETNFIEALALAGNIAAEACKHFGTRPWLNLNV
- a CDS encoding tetratricopeptide repeat protein, with translation MGEKKIIDTLAKECINPRNRIKWIQIQLEYNGVTISRDTIHKILRKQRAEEYAIKSVFVALKILYEIDIDSVLASKDISVTDSCHQDFFPVENKGANFFGRDDDLKKLNTLFNQHQKIIVIQAPGGTGKTTLAKQYLDNHGFDLVLSLEMARETENITSVETIVDEWLKQYFQEELGREFGITLIRFKKHLQNRRVGILIDNLEPVLDKHGKFIQNHSRYLELLKILADATVRSFTIITSRECLFDDRVDVIYHYYLSNLSSSAWQKFFAFHELEIDVSLLEEMHIKYGGNAKAMHILVGSIETNYEGDATAYWQENCTLVERGLENLVVTQFERLQILNPSAYKLLCRLGCYRYQDIPQVTEDALLALLWDIPDQQQCIYIIRTLRNLRLFEFAKGKYWLHPVIKEESINRLKSSQEWEEVNRKAAEFWRGSVKNIRTIEDAKKAFEAYYHYECIHDFENAGYVLIERRHNSFTPDETLAFSYHRSVGFVQITSILDFIIKNIKSQYIIASIYSIKGGINMLLGNINIAINYCNKSLALANSLLDGFENNKIDTKYDDIILLILKNKMHLSICYINSWELEAGLNILELTKSWLATIMGKVSPSLKLKIKRYQIHISIHLAVIYSYLNLEKTSVVDKFFTKRLSYGVLAQVLAKRLCYVVANMETLLIKSGVENEVDIDIIVWRKIYLLQALGIIYKNLGNIQKSLIMYHEVIKFSQQKTQFYGNTNPYMLSLESSEAVKYNPEHNLFVAQALTGLAELARIQDNFQEALSQHSESIKILNKINANRYHLGAAYFQLGLTYQKMGNFQNSQINFEQAIIFFTEGGVPRQVERVQKAIQKIITPPKRQPNFGEVV
- a CDS encoding bluetail domain-containing putative surface protein, which translates into the protein MWVQSSSSYTLNSSQIDLALTGTVNINGAGNSLNNILFGNSGNNILDGGAGNDTIRASRGNDTLTGGLGTDNLTGGLGNDRLVYTDLTHSLLSGIDIIKDFNNSTDTDRFVVSTARFVFNNVGVVSSLNATAIGSKLTTSNFGANAAALFTIGSNSYVAINDSAAGFNALSDAIVDITGYKGTLSTSSFVTV
- a CDS encoding IFT57 family protein, translated to MTTNPPILTYTLEEILSRLDQKIEKQFTEVNQKMDRQSAEVNQKFTEVNQKFAEVNQKLETIDGRLNKLEIGQAELSGEIKTLDKKLSGEIKTLDEKLSGEIKTLDEKLSGEIKTLDEKLSGEIKTLDEKVIGIDKRLDSQEFINRGVLVAVIIALISGVVKLFGFFPTGKI
- a CDS encoding IFT57 family protein — translated: MTTNPPTLTYTLEEILSRLDQKIEKQFTEVNQKMEKQFTEVNQKMDRQSAEVNQKFAEVNQKLETIDGRLNKLEIGQAELSGEIKTLEEKLSGEIKTLDEKLSGEIKTLDEKLSGEIKTLDEKVIGIDKRLDNQEFINRGVLVAVIIALISGVVKLFGFFPTGKI
- a CDS encoding DUF4164 domain-containing protein, with product MTTNPPTLTYTLEEILSRLDQKIEKQFTGVNQKMEKQFTEVNQKMEKQFAEVNQKMDRQFTEVNQKLETIDSRLNKLEIGQAELSGEIKTLDEKLSGEIKTLDEKVSGIDKRLDNQEFINRGALVAVIIALISGVVKLFGFFPTGKI
- a CDS encoding CARDB domain-containing protein, with product MINGDFVPTVGVEKAFYDGQKKQIRLLVNNTGEATTRAKTEWNLTQDGKTVNSGKVEETTIIAKGERYIEISYPPQGKTLTPGNYQLVIINCQENYLGMLKSPKIYPLISI
- a CDS encoding DUF4164 domain-containing protein; this encodes MTTNPPTLTYTLEEILSRLDQKIEKQFAEVNQKMDRQFTEVNQKMDRQFTEVNQKMDRQFAEVNQKMDRQFAEVNQKFTEVNKKLETIDGRLNKLEIGQAELSGEIKTLEEKVSGIDKRLDNQEFINRGVLVAVIIALISGVVKLFGFFPNSKI